Proteins from a single region of Paraburkholderia sp. PGU19:
- a CDS encoding IS66 family transposase, which translates to MTKMPDLKDLTPEQKDALIVDLVRRLNELEAKLEKDSHNSSKPPSSDGPRRKPKSLRGTSGARPGAQPGHKGKTLKRVAQPDHIEIHPVALVCDACGQRIAAARVAVLPEGRQVIDLPPTRFEVTEHRVQIAQCRCGKHHSGAFPKGVSQAVQYGPQIRAAAVYLTQYQQLPVARTAQALKDLFGLHVVTGTVQHSIDQAAQLLVPAVEQIRQALRGQPVVHFDESCMRVGRESRWLHVASTHALSWYGAHRKRGSEALDSFGILPGFRGVAVHDGWRPYAGYECEHALCNAHHLRELVFVLESTQQRWAQQMIDLLCQAKREVDLSQAAGNTSLSQARQRYYTRRSRALIAQARKLNPQQARESGRRERRGRIRQSFTCNLLTRLHKYADEVWRFIADHRVPFDNNQAERDIRMPKLKQKISGCFRSESGMEAFCTIRSYLATLRKQSRSLIDALALAFTGVVVSPLVTAE; encoded by the coding sequence ATGACGAAGATGCCCGACCTCAAGGACCTGACACCGGAGCAGAAGGACGCACTCATCGTTGATCTGGTGAGGCGTCTGAACGAGCTCGAGGCAAAGCTTGAGAAGGACAGTCATAACTCCAGCAAGCCGCCGTCAAGCGATGGTCCAAGGCGCAAGCCGAAGTCATTGCGCGGCACGAGCGGGGCCAGGCCTGGCGCGCAACCGGGGCACAAGGGCAAGACGCTCAAACGCGTCGCGCAACCCGATCACATCGAGATTCACCCGGTGGCGCTGGTGTGCGATGCATGTGGCCAACGCATCGCAGCAGCCCGCGTGGCCGTGTTGCCCGAAGGCCGTCAGGTGATCGATTTGCCACCCACGCGCTTTGAGGTGACCGAGCATCGCGTGCAGATCGCGCAGTGCCGCTGCGGCAAGCATCACTCGGGCGCATTTCCCAAGGGCGTGAGCCAGGCGGTTCAGTACGGCCCCCAGATTCGCGCCGCAGCCGTCTATCTGACGCAATACCAGCAGTTGCCGGTTGCGCGCACCGCCCAGGCGCTGAAGGACCTGTTTGGTCTGCATGTGGTTACGGGAACCGTCCAGCACAGCATTGATCAGGCCGCGCAGTTACTGGTGCCAGCCGTTGAGCAGATCCGGCAGGCGCTACGCGGGCAACCCGTGGTGCATTTCGATGAGAGCTGCATGCGCGTGGGGCGCGAGTCCCGCTGGCTGCATGTCGCCTCGACGCACGCGTTGAGCTGGTATGGCGCGCACCGCAAGCGCGGCAGCGAGGCGCTGGACAGCTTCGGCATTCTTCCCGGCTTTAGGGGAGTCGCGGTCCATGACGGCTGGCGGCCGTATGCCGGCTATGAGTGTGAGCATGCGCTGTGCAATGCTCATCATCTGCGCGAACTGGTGTTTGTCCTGGAGTCCACGCAGCAACGCTGGGCCCAGCAGATGATTGACCTGCTTTGCCAGGCAAAGCGCGAGGTCGACCTCAGTCAGGCTGCAGGAAACACCTCGCTGAGTCAGGCGCGCCAACGCTATTACACACGGCGCAGCCGCGCCCTGATCGCCCAGGCACGCAAGCTCAATCCGCAGCAGGCACGTGAGTCCGGGCGCCGGGAACGCCGCGGCAGGATCAGGCAAAGCTTTACCTGCAACCTGCTCACACGGCTTCACAAGTATGCCGATGAGGTGTGGCGTTTCATTGCCGATCACCGCGTACCGTTCGACAACAACCAGGCCGAACGCGATATCCGCATGCCCAAACTCAAACAGAAGATCTCCGGGTGCTTCCGCTCGGAATCGGGTATGGAGGCGTTCTGCACGATCCGCTCCTACCTTGCCACCTTACGCAAGCAGAGCCGTTCGCTGATCGACGCGCTCGCCCTGGCCTTTACAGGAGTCGTCGTTTCGCCTCTGGTTACCGCTGAATAG
- a CDS encoding biotin-independent malonate decarboxylase subunit beta codes for MSTVTTHNPPSMPVLRDSFIELTARERARALLDAGTFRELLGPFDRIESPWLPLQGIVCQADDGAVIARGTIDGQPAVIAAIESAFQGGSIGEVSGSKIAAALELALRDCERGKIVRPVVLFETGGVRLQEANLGLAVIAEMQAAIVALRRYVPVVGVIAGMVGCFGGMSLAAGLCSYLIATKQGRLGMNGPEVIEQEAGIEELDSSDRRRVWQMIGGEQRTATGLADALVDDDAHAVQAAVRDAFARGVPAAHRTEQVAEYLERLARIDPADVTPETMRDVFKPNEAATPRKEQ; via the coding sequence ATGAGCACGGTGACGACACACAACCCGCCATCGATGCCGGTGCTGCGCGACAGCTTCATCGAACTGACGGCACGCGAGCGCGCCCGCGCGCTGCTCGACGCAGGCACGTTCCGCGAACTGCTCGGTCCGTTCGACCGCATCGAATCGCCGTGGCTGCCGTTGCAAGGCATCGTCTGCCAGGCGGACGACGGCGCGGTGATCGCGCGCGGCACGATCGACGGCCAGCCGGCCGTGATCGCCGCGATCGAGTCGGCGTTCCAGGGCGGCAGCATCGGCGAAGTCTCTGGCAGCAAGATCGCGGCGGCGCTGGAACTCGCGTTGCGCGATTGCGAGCGCGGCAAGATCGTGCGGCCCGTCGTGCTGTTCGAAACGGGCGGCGTGCGCTTGCAGGAAGCGAATCTTGGGCTGGCCGTGATCGCGGAGATGCAGGCGGCGATCGTCGCGTTGCGGCGATACGTGCCCGTGGTCGGCGTGATCGCGGGCATGGTTGGATGCTTCGGCGGCATGTCGCTCGCGGCCGGGCTGTGCTCGTATCTGATCGCGACGAAACAGGGACGCCTCGGCATGAACGGCCCCGAAGTGATCGAACAGGAGGCGGGCATCGAGGAACTCGATTCGAGCGACCGGCGCCGCGTGTGGCAGATGATCGGCGGCGAGCAGCGCACGGCGACGGGACTCGCCGACGCGCTCGTCGACGACGACGCGCACGCAGTCCAGGCAGCGGTTCGCGATGCGTTCGCGCGCGGTGTGCCGGCGGCGCATCGCACCGAACAGGTGGCTGAGTATCTGGAGCGGCTCGCGCGCATCGATCCCGCCGATGTCACGCCCGAAACGATGCGCGATGTGTTCAAGCCAAACGAAGCGGCCACGCCGCGCAAGGAGCAATAA
- the mdcA gene encoding malonate decarboxylase subunit alpha, which yields MNQRIESTRLELAQSTGAPAGSSAARSWTTKRDEKQRRLAAIEPWLEGGILPAHRIVDALETLIRPGDRVALEGDNQKQADFLSRSFAKVDPQKVHDVHLLISSISRPEHLTLFERNIAHKVDFAFAGPQSLRVAQLLEDGQLEIGAIYTYVELYARMFVDLTPNVALLCAEKADRHGNLYTGPNTEDTPTIAEAAAFRHGIVIVQVNEIVDELPRVDIPASWVDVVVEADRPFAVEPLFTRDPRHIGDLQVLTAMMVIKGIYEPYGVTSLNHGIGFDTAAIELLLPTYGESLGLKGKICRNWTLNPHPTLIPAIESGWVESVHCFGSEVGMEAYVEARPDVFFTGSDGTLRSNRVLCQLAGQYGVDLFIGSTLQIDGDANSSTVTRGRLAGFGGAPNMGHDPRGRRHSSEAWLKLLKDEGPMSRGKKLVVQLAETYKKGGEPTFVDELDAVAVGAKSGMPIAPVMIYGDDVSHVVTEEGIAHLHKAEGVEERRAAVAAVAGVTPIGLRAKPEKTAELRRRGIVAYPEDLGIRRGEAKRSLLAARSIDDLVTWSGGLYTPPARFRSW from the coding sequence ATGAATCAGCGAATCGAATCAACCAGGCTCGAACTGGCACAGTCAACAGGAGCGCCCGCGGGTTCATCCGCGGCGCGTTCCTGGACCACCAAGCGCGACGAGAAGCAACGCAGGCTCGCCGCGATCGAGCCCTGGCTCGAAGGCGGCATCCTGCCCGCGCACCGCATCGTCGATGCGCTCGAAACGCTGATCCGCCCCGGCGATCGCGTCGCGCTCGAAGGCGACAACCAGAAGCAGGCGGACTTTCTGTCGCGCTCGTTCGCGAAGGTCGATCCGCAAAAAGTGCACGACGTGCACCTGCTGATTTCGAGCATCAGCCGCCCGGAGCATCTGACGCTCTTCGAAAGGAACATTGCGCACAAGGTCGATTTCGCGTTTGCTGGCCCGCAGAGCCTGCGCGTCGCGCAACTGCTCGAAGACGGCCAGCTCGAAATCGGCGCGATCTATACGTATGTCGAACTGTACGCGCGTATGTTCGTCGACCTCACGCCGAACGTCGCGCTGCTGTGCGCGGAAAAAGCCGACCGGCACGGCAATCTCTATACCGGCCCGAACACGGAAGACACGCCGACCATCGCCGAAGCCGCCGCGTTCCGGCATGGCATCGTGATCGTGCAGGTCAACGAAATCGTCGATGAACTGCCGCGCGTCGATATTCCCGCTTCCTGGGTCGACGTGGTCGTCGAGGCCGACCGACCATTCGCGGTCGAGCCGCTGTTCACACGCGATCCGCGCCATATCGGCGATTTGCAGGTGCTCACCGCGATGATGGTCATCAAGGGCATCTACGAGCCTTACGGCGTGACGTCGTTGAATCACGGCATCGGCTTCGACACGGCCGCCATCGAACTGCTGCTGCCCACTTACGGCGAATCGCTCGGACTGAAGGGCAAGATCTGCCGCAACTGGACACTCAATCCGCATCCCACGTTGATTCCGGCCATCGAATCGGGTTGGGTCGAAAGCGTGCATTGCTTCGGCAGCGAAGTCGGCATGGAAGCGTACGTCGAAGCGCGCCCCGACGTGTTCTTCACGGGCAGCGACGGCACGCTGCGCTCGAACCGCGTGCTGTGCCAGCTGGCCGGGCAATACGGCGTCGATCTGTTCATCGGCTCGACGCTGCAGATAGACGGCGATGCGAATTCGTCGACGGTCACGCGCGGGCGTCTGGCGGGCTTCGGCGGCGCGCCGAACATGGGCCACGATCCGCGCGGCCGCCGTCATTCGAGCGAAGCCTGGCTCAAGCTGCTGAAAGACGAAGGCCCCATGTCGCGTGGCAAGAAACTCGTCGTGCAACTGGCGGAAACGTACAAGAAAGGCGGCGAGCCAACCTTCGTCGATGAACTCGACGCCGTCGCTGTCGGCGCGAAAAGCGGCATGCCCATCGCGCCCGTGATGATCTACGGCGACGACGTCAGCCATGTCGTGACGGAAGAAGGCATCGCGCATCTGCACAAGGCCGAAGGCGTCGAAGAGCGGCGCGCGGCGGTCGCGGCCGTCGCCGGCGTGACGCCGATCGGCTTGCGCGCGAAGCCCGAAAAGACGGCCGAACTGCGCCGCCGGGGCATCGTCGCGTATCCGGAAGATCTCGGCATCCGGCGCGGCGAAGCGAAGCGTTCGCTGCTCGCGGCGCGCAGCATCGACGATCTCGTGACCTGGTCGGGCGGGCTCTACACGCCGCCGGCACGTTTCCGCAGCTGGTGA
- a CDS encoding GntR family transcriptional regulator, with translation MNNATGGFPLDSAPRVPLLPTAHEPRPSTSRVIAEALRTAIVEGALEPGAPLRQDAIARHFSVSAIPVREALRQLESEGWVKVELNKGATVARLSPAEAREIYEIRSALESLAITLAIPNHTPESLREAAALCKAAESEPDPTLYVARNEAFHTALYAPANRPQLAEMIAALHRRGERYLRLKFGLPAYKGESDAEHLDILSAVERKDIAAAQSLISAHLLGTGELVYRFLTERAQAEAAAATPRRKRGRPARTPTTIGS, from the coding sequence ATGAACAACGCAACCGGTGGTTTTCCCCTGGACAGCGCCCCGCGCGTCCCCTTGCTGCCCACGGCGCATGAGCCGCGGCCCAGCACTTCGCGTGTAATCGCGGAGGCGCTGCGTACGGCAATCGTCGAAGGCGCACTCGAGCCTGGCGCGCCGCTGCGGCAGGACGCAATCGCGCGGCACTTCTCGGTCAGCGCAATTCCCGTGCGCGAAGCGCTGCGTCAGCTGGAAAGCGAAGGCTGGGTGAAAGTCGAGCTGAACAAGGGCGCGACCGTCGCGCGGCTCTCGCCCGCCGAGGCGCGCGAGATCTATGAGATCCGCTCGGCGCTCGAAAGCCTCGCCATCACGCTGGCCATTCCGAATCACACGCCCGAGTCGCTGCGCGAAGCGGCGGCGCTTTGCAAAGCCGCCGAGAGCGAGCCGGACCCTACCCTCTATGTGGCGCGCAACGAAGCGTTCCACACCGCCCTGTATGCGCCCGCCAACCGCCCTCAGCTCGCGGAGATGATCGCGGCGCTGCATCGGCGCGGCGAGCGCTATCTGAGGCTGAAATTCGGGTTGCCCGCGTACAAGGGCGAATCTGATGCCGAACACCTGGACATCCTCTCCGCCGTCGAGCGCAAGGACATCGCCGCCGCCCAGTCGCTCATCTCCGCTCACCTGCTGGGCACGGGCGAGCTGGTCTATCGTTTCTTGACGGAACGCGCGCAGGCGGAAGCCGCCGCGGCCACCCCGCGCAGAAAGCGCGGACGGCCCGCGCGCACTCCAACCACTATCGGGAGTTGA
- a CDS encoding triphosphoribosyl-dephospho-CoA synthase → MALPYAIPLDAGTLQRANARCLPRVDAAPCDATLARFAVESLIEEAQLTPKPALVDGRGSGAHRDLDLPLMLRSARSLEPSFAALARASRGRLPSATLRAELAQIGRAGELDMMRATNGSNAHRGAIWIVGLLVAGAAIADDDDDNTLRELLPYERTHSHAARVCELGAQIACFPDRFAAPADSHGERVRQRFNVGGARQEAQDGFPHVIGVGLPALRAARSTGIGENAARVDTLLAIMASLDDTCLLHRAGLAGLHAGQRGARAVLAAGGVTTAAGRAAFDTLETDLLSLNASPGGAADLLAATLFIDKLARHAPAGAEN, encoded by the coding sequence ATGGCCTTGCCATACGCTATCCCGCTCGACGCGGGCACGCTTCAGCGTGCCAACGCCCGCTGCCTGCCTCGCGTCGATGCCGCGCCGTGCGATGCCACGCTCGCGCGATTCGCAGTCGAGTCGCTGATCGAAGAAGCGCAGCTGACGCCGAAGCCCGCGCTCGTCGATGGGCGCGGCAGCGGTGCGCATCGCGATCTGGACTTGCCGCTGATGCTGCGCTCCGCACGCTCGCTCGAACCGAGTTTCGCGGCGCTGGCGCGTGCATCGCGTGGCCGCCTGCCGTCGGCGACGCTGCGCGCTGAACTCGCGCAGATCGGACGCGCGGGCGAACTGGACATGATGCGCGCGACGAACGGCAGCAATGCGCATCGCGGCGCGATCTGGATCGTCGGCCTGCTGGTCGCGGGCGCAGCAATCGCTGACGATGACGACGACAACACTTTGCGCGAACTGCTTCCGTATGAGCGCACGCATTCGCACGCCGCGCGCGTCTGCGAACTCGGCGCGCAGATCGCCTGCTTTCCCGACCGCTTCGCCGCACCTGCCGACAGTCATGGCGAGCGCGTGCGTCAACGGTTCAACGTCGGCGGCGCGCGCCAGGAAGCGCAGGACGGTTTCCCGCACGTGATCGGCGTCGGTCTGCCCGCGTTGCGCGCGGCGCGCTCGACAGGCATCGGCGAAAACGCCGCGCGTGTCGACACGCTGCTCGCGATCATGGCCTCGCTCGACGATACCTGCCTGTTGCATCGCGCCGGTCTCGCCGGCCTGCATGCGGGCCAACGCGGCGCGCGCGCCGTGCTCGCGGCGGGCGGCGTCACGACGGCGGCGGGACGCGCCGCGTTCGACACGCTCGAAACCGACTTGCTTTCGCTCAACGCTTCTCCTGGCGGCGCAGCCGATCTGCTCGCCGCCACCCTCTTCATCGACAAGCTGGCGCGTCACGCCCCAGCGGGAGCTGAAAACTGA
- a CDS encoding malonate decarboxylase subunit delta, translating to MEQMTFDYPAQRAITTRSHVGVVGSGDLEVLLSPAGAMQATVTVRTSVDGYGHIWKSVLDRFFTRYDGAAQIEINDFGATPGVVALRLAEAIEAAEDGASS from the coding sequence ATGGAACAGATGACTTTCGATTATCCGGCGCAACGCGCGATCACGACGCGCTCGCATGTGGGCGTCGTCGGCTCGGGCGATCTCGAAGTGTTGCTGTCGCCCGCCGGCGCGATGCAGGCAACCGTGACCGTGCGCACCAGCGTCGATGGCTACGGGCACATCTGGAAGAGCGTGCTCGACCGCTTCTTCACGCGCTATGACGGCGCGGCGCAGATCGAGATCAACGACTTCGGCGCGACGCCGGGCGTGGTGGCGCTGCGTCTCGCGGAGGCCATCGAAGCGGCAGAGGACGGAGCAAGCTCATGA
- a CDS encoding MFS transporter encodes MLNSSITDRAGTVRQKTPLNRSQIAGFWGAWAGWTLDGMDSFIYALVLTPALTELLPRSGYAATPANVGLAGSILFALFLVGWGLSFIWGPLADRFGRTKVLAGTIFTFAIFTGLSATAHNVWELGIYRFIAGVGIGGEWALAGTYVAEAWPEDRRKMGAGYLQTGYYAGFFLAAALNYTIGVHFGWRAMFLTGAVPVVVAIMILTRVKESDKWQRAEARDVARVSPMREIFGPTYRRRTWVMCALLTIAIIGLWAGAVYEPSAVIQLATRAGMARPEALKMASIATGLLSIGTILGCLALPPLAERFGRKKTLAVYFAGMAVAIIGSFGWAFYLPNGLAPFIAWLFVLGFFGGNFALFSLWLPELFETRVRATAFAFCTSFGRFVGAGVNFLLGAAVLSMHTLGVPVALTALAFVVGLLVIPFAKETKGEVLPQ; translated from the coding sequence ATGTTGAATTCTTCGATAACGGACCGTGCGGGGACCGTGCGGCAGAAGACGCCGCTCAACCGGTCGCAGATCGCCGGTTTTTGGGGTGCGTGGGCGGGCTGGACGCTGGACGGCATGGACTCGTTCATTTACGCGCTGGTGCTGACGCCGGCGCTGACTGAATTGCTGCCGCGCTCGGGCTATGCGGCGACGCCTGCGAATGTCGGGCTTGCCGGTTCGATCCTGTTTGCGCTCTTCCTGGTGGGTTGGGGGCTGTCGTTCATCTGGGGGCCGCTCGCGGACCGTTTCGGTCGAACGAAAGTGCTGGCGGGCACGATCTTCACGTTCGCTATCTTTACCGGGCTGTCGGCTACGGCGCACAACGTGTGGGAGTTGGGCATTTATCGCTTCATCGCGGGCGTGGGCATTGGCGGCGAATGGGCGCTGGCGGGGACCTATGTCGCCGAGGCGTGGCCTGAGGATCGCCGCAAGATGGGCGCGGGCTATCTGCAGACGGGTTATTACGCGGGCTTTTTCCTGGCTGCCGCGCTCAACTACACGATCGGCGTGCACTTCGGATGGCGTGCGATGTTCCTGACGGGGGCAGTGCCCGTGGTCGTCGCGATCATGATTCTCACGCGGGTGAAGGAGTCGGACAAATGGCAACGTGCCGAAGCGCGCGACGTGGCGCGCGTGAGCCCGATGCGCGAGATTTTTGGGCCGACGTATCGGCGGCGTACCTGGGTCATGTGTGCGCTGTTGACGATCGCGATTATTGGGTTGTGGGCGGGGGCGGTGTATGAGCCTTCGGCGGTGATTCAGCTGGCGACGCGGGCTGGGATGGCGAGGCCCGAAGCGTTGAAGATGGCTTCGATCGCGACGGGGTTGCTGTCGATCGGGACGATTCTTGGGTGTCTTGCGTTGCCGCCGCTTGCTGAGCGGTTTGGGCGCAAGAAGACGCTTGCTGTGTATTTTGCCGGGATGGCGGTGGCGATTATTGGCAGCTTTGGGTGGGCTTTTTATTTGCCTAACGGGTTGGCGCCGTTTATTGCCTGGCTGTTTGTGCTTGGGTTCTTTGGTGGGAATTTTGCGTTGTTTAGCCTGTGGCTGCCTGAACTGTTCGAAACGCGTGTTCGCGCGACGGCTTTTGCTTTTTGTACTTCGTTTGGGCGGTTTGTCGGGGCTGGGGTGAATTTTCTGCTCGGGGCGGCGGTGCTCAGCATGCATACGCTTGGGGTGCCTGTTGCGCTGACGGCGCTTGCCTTTGTTGTTGGTTTGCTTGTGATTCCGTTTGCTAAGGAGACTAAAGGGGAGGTTTTGCCGCAGTGA